From the Lolium rigidum isolate FL_2022 chromosome 2, APGP_CSIRO_Lrig_0.1, whole genome shotgun sequence genome, one window contains:
- the LOC124689737 gene encoding uncharacterized protein LOC124689737 — protein sequence MDRRARAAPRREQDCPSRGRFLRPGALARLRDSRIVARSLRSSAAARLSLPSAPPSPAPAEPQQRQDAVPHFLAGSTRGMCGVGRYPLRRRMAAARCVVFLPPPPSPEAFWEPSSDLIF from the coding sequence ATGGaccgccgcgcccgcgccgccccgcgcaGAGAGCAAGATTGCCCGAGCCGCGGCCGGTTCCTCCGCCCCGGCGCGCTCGCGCGGCTCCGGGACTCCAGGATCGTCGCCCGCTCCCTccggtcgtcggcggcggcgcgcctcTCGCTCCCGTCCGCCCCTCCGTCCCCCGCGCCGGCGGAGCCGCAGCAGCGGCAAGACGCCGTGCCGCACTTCCTGGCGGGGTCCACGAGGGGCATGTGCGGCGTGGGGCGGTACCCGCTCAGGCGGAGGATGGCCGCGGCCAGGTGCGTCGtgttcctgccgccgccgccgtcgccggaggcGTTCTGGGAACCGTCGTCGGATCTCATCTTCTGA